Proteins from a single region of Companilactobacillus farciminis KCTC 3681 = DSM 20184:
- a CDS encoding MIP/aquaporin family protein: protein MHYTLLVRCIAEFIGTAIMVALGNGSVANVELKGTKGFHGGWILIGFGYGIGVMVPAMMFGPISGGQINPAMTLALAFNGEFPWAEVGPYLIAQFLGAIFGQMLIVAAYKPYYNKTENVESILGTFSTIDAENSRLNGFINEFIGTFILVFGAVALTSDHIDPRADFIGLGFLVMCLVVSFGGPTGPALNPARDLGPRILHALLPLNPKGSSQWKYSWVPVLAPILGAIVAVKTYALFF from the coding sequence ATGCATTATACGTTGTTAGTACGTTGTATCGCTGAATTTATCGGAACAGCTATCATGGTTGCCCTCGGTAATGGTTCAGTTGCCAACGTTGAATTAAAAGGAACAAAAGGATTCCACGGTGGGTGGATTTTGATTGGATTCGGTTATGGTATCGGTGTTATGGTACCGGCTATGATGTTCGGTCCCATCTCAGGTGGTCAAATCAATCCGGCCATGACTTTAGCTTTAGCCTTCAATGGTGAATTTCCATGGGCTGAAGTTGGTCCATATCTTATTGCTCAATTCTTAGGTGCAATCTTTGGTCAAATGTTGATTGTTGCAGCCTACAAACCTTACTATAACAAAACAGAAAACGTTGAAAGTATCTTGGGAACTTTCTCAACAATCGATGCTGAAAACAGTCGTTTGAACGGTTTTATCAACGAATTTATTGGAACATTCATCTTGGTCTTCGGTGCTGTAGCATTGACTTCAGACCACATTGATCCACGTGCCGACTTTATCGGTCTTGGATTCTTGGTTATGTGTTTGGTTGTTTCATTCGGTGGCCCAACAGGTCCTGCTTTGAACCCAGCTCGTGACTTAGGTCCTCGTATCTTGCATGCTCTATTACCTTTAAATCCTAAAGGTTCTTCTCAATGGAAGTACAGTTGGGTACCAGTTCTAGCTCCAATCCTTGGTGCTATCGTAGCGGTTAAAACTTACGCATTATTCTTTTAG
- the proB gene encoding glutamate 5-kinase, which yields MQNKRHIIADRIVVKIGTSTLIRQNSKINLKVIKELAHVLSTLKKDGKDVVLVSSGAIGVGMGVLGIDKRPVKISKQQAVAAVGQAELMQIYNEAFHEYGMSVAQMLITRDIIDYPESHTNVMNSFQELLSMENTIPIVNENDTVTVSELDHHTKFGDNDQLSAIVANLVDADLLIMLSDIDGFYSANPLKVPDAKLVSSIQSISPAIIAAAGGHGTKFGTGGMTTKLKAAELILKHNQEMVLTNGKDPNIIFNILSGDPVGTLFSKVSD from the coding sequence ATGCAAAATAAGCGTCACATCATTGCTGATCGAATCGTCGTTAAAATTGGTACTAGTACTTTGATTCGTCAAAACAGCAAAATCAATTTAAAGGTCATTAAAGAATTAGCTCACGTTTTGAGTACTTTGAAAAAAGACGGCAAAGATGTCGTTTTAGTTTCTTCCGGTGCTATTGGTGTGGGAATGGGAGTTTTAGGCATCGACAAGCGTCCAGTCAAAATTTCTAAGCAACAAGCTGTGGCTGCTGTCGGTCAAGCTGAATTGATGCAAATTTACAACGAAGCTTTCCACGAATACGGTATGTCGGTAGCTCAAATGTTGATTACTCGTGATATTATCGACTATCCTGAAAGTCACACCAACGTGATGAATAGTTTTCAAGAATTATTGTCGATGGAAAATACTATCCCTATCGTCAACGAAAATGATACAGTAACAGTCTCAGAACTTGATCACCATACTAAATTTGGCGACAACGACCAACTTTCAGCAATCGTGGCTAACTTAGTCGACGCTGACTTGTTAATCATGCTATCCGATATCGATGGCTTTTACTCAGCTAACCCACTCAAAGTTCCTGATGCTAAACTAGTTTCTAGTATCCAATCAATCAGTCCAGCAATTATCGCCGCAGCTGGTGGTCACGGAACAAAATTTGGAACTGGTGGCATGACGACGAAACTCAAAGCCGCTGAACTAATTTTGAAGCACAACCAAGAAATGGTCCTCACAAATGGTAAAGATCCTAATATCATCTTTAATATTTTATCAGGTGACCCCGTTGGTACTCTGTTCTCAAAAGTCAGTGACTAA
- a CDS encoding ABC transporter permease, translating into MNKLWIVTLETFWRQVKSWSFLTLILGPFIMFAITIGAGYLGYQSGGTSSEIAVISNQPQLRQSFIKENKDDVMKKVTDVKTAKKKMNSDSLAGYLLLDVDNQKISAKYVGTSSLSSSLKTKVNSYLAKTQQQLNLANAQLSPAQIKALAQQPSFKETVQKKTGTANMAKTISFWITIIMVYMILNTYTSITAQEIASEKGTKIMEIIFSSTTAVKYFLGKVFGVLLVILLQILIYLFGGWGAYIFAQNSDLTKDIVAQNQSLITSVLKNLLSINLVYLLLGVVIFTILAAFSGALVAKVEDAAKAAQPVIMLNLLAFFVTFPFQNNLDSIVVKILSYVPFFSSYFMPLRIINNDAAGMEIVISLVVLVASCILLAWYIGKIYQGLMLQTDDSSFWKRFTRGLSYSK; encoded by the coding sequence ATGAATAAATTATGGATCGTCACCCTAGAAACTTTTTGGAGACAAGTTAAGTCTTGGAGTTTTTTGACTTTGATTCTAGGACCATTTATTATGTTTGCGATTACTATTGGAGCTGGATATTTAGGCTATCAAAGTGGCGGTACGAGTTCAGAAATCGCTGTTATCAGTAATCAACCGCAACTTCGTCAAAGTTTTATCAAAGAAAATAAAGATGATGTCATGAAAAAGGTCACTGATGTCAAAACTGCCAAGAAGAAAATGAACAGTGATAGCTTAGCTGGATATTTGCTTTTAGACGTTGATAATCAAAAAATCAGCGCTAAATATGTCGGGACGAGCTCACTAAGTTCATCTTTGAAAACTAAAGTGAACAGTTATTTAGCTAAAACCCAACAACAATTAAATTTGGCTAATGCACAACTTTCACCAGCACAAATCAAAGCTCTAGCTCAACAACCAAGTTTTAAAGAAACTGTCCAAAAGAAGACTGGAACAGCCAACATGGCAAAGACCATCTCATTTTGGATCACGATCATCATGGTTTACATGATTTTGAATACTTATACGAGTATCACTGCTCAAGAAATTGCTTCCGAAAAAGGTACGAAGATTATGGAAATCATTTTCTCCAGTACGACAGCCGTGAAGTATTTCTTAGGTAAGGTATTCGGAGTGTTATTAGTTATTCTGCTTCAAATTCTGATTTATCTCTTCGGAGGTTGGGGTGCGTATATCTTTGCCCAAAATTCAGATTTAACTAAAGATATCGTTGCTCAAAATCAATCATTGATTACTTCTGTTTTGAAAAATCTCTTGAGCATCAACCTAGTGTACTTACTCTTAGGAGTGGTTATCTTCACAATTTTGGCAGCTTTCTCAGGTGCTTTAGTTGCTAAAGTTGAAGATGCGGCTAAGGCTGCTCAACCAGTAATCATGTTGAATTTATTAGCATTTTTCGTAACTTTCCCATTCCAAAACAATCTCGACTCAATTGTCGTAAAAATCCTATCCTACGTACCATTTTTCTCTTCATACTTCATGCCATTGCGAATCATCAACAACGATGCCGCCGGTATGGAAATCGTCATTTCACTAGTAGTCCTAGTAGCAAGTTGTATCTTGTTAGCTTGGTATATCGGTAAAATTTATCAAGGCTTGATGCTACAAACTGATGATTCTAGTTTCTGGAAGAGATTCACTCGTGGACTTTCTTATAGTAAATAA
- a CDS encoding alpha/beta fold hydrolase: MVKINQFLIQDVPILEVELEENIHKPLPLVIFYHGWRSSKELVLTQARKLAQKNIRVVLPDAINHGQRHTDISSIPSMTFWNSIQGNIAEFSLIRDFYNDKKLIKNQKIGVGGYSMGGMTTGALMTAHPEISAASIIMGTPNLSAYAKLVREDAKKRNIYVPKDFDLLTSWIRYYDLNLQPEKINNRPLLFWHGTDDRRIPYQQSRKFFEKIHPENYGQQTAFITGYKAGHLVEPRLMDKIANFFEYYLE; encoded by the coding sequence GTGGTAAAAATAAATCAATTTTTAATACAAGATGTTCCAATTTTAGAAGTCGAATTAGAAGAAAATATTCACAAACCATTGCCGCTAGTTATTTTTTATCACGGATGGCGTTCTAGCAAGGAGTTAGTTTTGACTCAAGCTCGTAAATTAGCGCAAAAAAATATCCGTGTCGTCTTGCCAGATGCAATTAATCATGGGCAAAGACACACGGATATTTCTTCAATTCCTTCAATGACGTTTTGGAATAGCATTCAAGGAAATATTGCTGAATTTTCGTTGATTCGTGATTTTTATAACGATAAGAAATTGATCAAAAACCAAAAAATTGGTGTTGGCGGTTATTCAATGGGTGGTATGACGACTGGTGCTCTAATGACGGCTCATCCAGAAATCAGCGCTGCTTCTATCATCATGGGAACGCCGAATTTATCCGCTTATGCCAAACTGGTTCGTGAAGATGCTAAGAAGAGAAATATCTATGTACCAAAAGATTTCGACTTATTGACGAGTTGGATCAGATATTATGATTTGAATCTTCAACCGGAAAAAATCAACAACCGACCACTATTATTTTGGCACGGGACCGATGATAGACGGATTCCATACCAACAGTCACGAAAATTCTTTGAAAAAATCCATCCAGAAAATTACGGTCAACAGACAGCCTTCATTACTGGTTACAAAGCAGGACATTTGGTTGAACCACGTTTGATGGATAAAATTGCTAATTTCTTTGAGTATTACTTGGAATAG
- a CDS encoding ABC transporter substrate-binding protein, with translation MSKYKKLVMPLIAVLGILLVAVFGHTLSVKSADNHDRIPIVFWHEMGGPSEDALEKVVDGFNKSQTKYKVIPKYQGTYDEAIQKILQTHNTSTSPAVFQAFDISTAQMLHSGYTTPVQNFIDEDNYDVSKISSVARAFYANKGKQQAMPFNTSQPVLYYNASLLKKYNITPPPVSPSYSDITRVAKELYEKSHHKVKGMTVQVYGWFLEQALANANAQLANNNDGHTGNPTKVSINNPDTVEFLEWIRENIKSGDFIDYGSGASAGANQTAGFLSDKVGIFIQSSASIGQLTKNNKNELGITYFPHPDNKKANGVAIGGAALWISNDKPKDVQRGAFEFIKYTLKPEVQAQWQKSTGYLALNKDSQKTSILKDLYAKNPESKVPGQQLATAKANYSNSGILMEGMQLTRQLEEIAMETVYNGGDIKKALDTADKNINDNLTQLNRANGYK, from the coding sequence ATGTCTAAGTATAAGAAATTAGTTATGCCACTGATTGCTGTCTTAGGAATTTTATTAGTTGCAGTTTTTGGTCATACGCTTTCGGTTAAATCGGCCGACAATCATGATCGAATTCCAATCGTCTTTTGGCATGAAATGGGTGGACCTTCAGAGGATGCTTTGGAAAAGGTAGTCGATGGTTTTAACAAGTCACAAACAAAGTACAAGGTTATTCCTAAGTATCAAGGTACTTACGATGAAGCAATTCAAAAGATTTTACAGACGCATAACACTAGTACTTCACCAGCAGTCTTCCAAGCTTTTGATATTTCGACTGCTCAAATGCTCCACAGTGGTTATACGACGCCAGTACAAAATTTTATTGATGAAGATAATTACGATGTAAGTAAGATTTCTTCAGTGGCTCGTGCCTTTTATGCCAACAAAGGTAAGCAACAAGCGATGCCATTCAATACTTCACAACCAGTTTTGTATTACAATGCTAGTTTGTTGAAGAAATACAACATCACGCCACCACCAGTTTCGCCTTCATACAGTGATATCACTAGAGTTGCCAAAGAATTGTATGAAAAATCTCATCACAAGGTTAAAGGTATGACCGTTCAAGTTTACGGTTGGTTTTTGGAACAAGCTTTAGCCAATGCCAATGCTCAATTAGCAAACAATAACGACGGACACACTGGTAATCCAACTAAAGTTTCTATCAATAATCCCGACACCGTAGAATTCTTGGAATGGATCAGAGAAAATATCAAATCTGGTGATTTCATCGACTACGGCTCAGGTGCCAGTGCTGGTGCTAATCAAACTGCCGGCTTCTTGTCTGACAAGGTTGGAATCTTTATCCAATCATCTGCAAGTATCGGTCAATTGACTAAGAACAACAAAAATGAACTAGGAATCACATACTTCCCACATCCCGATAACAAAAAAGCCAATGGTGTAGCTATCGGTGGGGCAGCACTTTGGATTTCTAATGATAAGCCAAAAGATGTTCAACGCGGAGCTTTTGAGTTCATCAAATATACTTTGAAGCCAGAAGTTCAAGCACAATGGCAAAAATCTACTGGATACTTGGCTTTGAATAAAGACTCACAAAAGACATCTATCCTAAAAGATCTCTATGCCAAAAACCCTGAATCAAAAGTACCTGGTCAACAATTAGCTACTGCCAAAGCTAATTATTCAAACTCTGGTATTTTGATGGAAGGAATGCAATTAACACGTCAACTTGAAGAAATAGCTATGGAAACAGTCTACAATGGTGGCGACATCAAGAAGGCTTTGGATACCGCTGATAAGAATATCAACGATAATTTAACGCAATTGAATCGGGCTAACGGATACAAATAA
- a CDS encoding D-2-hydroxyacid dehydrogenase, producing the protein MKVLSLVNLTKKQTEKIQSISGVDLEVISPKKVTAQDLDGVEVLYDWSNTLKDAVLKSDTLNWIQVVRAGVDALPLRELNEKGVILTNGSGANAINIAEQTLAYMLMFVRRMNYTARRQDAREWKHEEGYDEVYNKTVMIVGVGHIGKMVAQYAKALGMKTIGVRRSDKPVENIDEMIPMEDMKKRINEVHFVVNALPGTDDTVGLFNQEVFQLMSKKAYYINVGRGKTTNMDDLVAALDNGEIAGAGLDVTTPEPLPSTSPLWDMENVIITPHDSGDSIHYGERAFKIFKRNLKSYVENGEVVENVVNYSTGY; encoded by the coding sequence ATGAAAGTTCTCAGTTTAGTTAATTTAACAAAGAAACAAACGGAAAAAATTCAATCAATTTCTGGTGTAGACTTAGAAGTTATTTCTCCTAAAAAAGTCACTGCCCAAGATCTTGATGGAGTAGAAGTACTTTATGATTGGTCCAATACTTTGAAAGACGCCGTTTTAAAGAGCGATACCTTGAACTGGATTCAAGTTGTCCGTGCTGGCGTCGACGCATTGCCTTTGCGCGAATTGAATGAAAAGGGTGTTATTTTAACTAACGGTTCTGGTGCTAATGCCATCAACATTGCTGAACAAACTTTGGCTTACATGTTGATGTTCGTTCGTCGAATGAATTACACTGCACGACGCCAAGACGCTAGAGAATGGAAACACGAAGAAGGCTATGACGAAGTTTACAATAAGACCGTCATGATCGTCGGTGTTGGTCACATTGGTAAAATGGTTGCTCAATACGCTAAGGCTTTAGGAATGAAGACAATTGGCGTTAGAAGAAGCGACAAACCGGTTGAAAATATCGATGAGATGATTCCAATGGAAGATATGAAAAAACGTATCAATGAAGTTCATTTTGTAGTTAACGCTTTGCCTGGAACTGATGATACTGTGGGATTATTCAATCAAGAAGTTTTCCAATTAATGTCTAAGAAAGCTTATTACATCAATGTTGGTCGTGGCAAGACTACTAATATGGATGATTTAGTAGCAGCGCTTGATAATGGCGAGATTGCCGGAGCTGGTCTTGATGTAACAACGCCTGAACCACTTCCAAGTACTAGTCCACTTTGGGACATGGAAAATGTCATTATTACACCTCACGATTCTGGCGACAGTATTCACTATGGCGAACGTGCCTTCAAGATCTTCAAACGCAATTTGAAATCATACGTCGAAAATGGCGAAGTAGTCGAAAATGTCGTCAACTACTCAACTGGCTATTAG
- a CDS encoding MarR family winged helix-turn-helix transcriptional regulator, with product METNFPIEKAIISLINCYKNLVTKKMRPLGLYPGQDMILLELLKEDRIAQNQLVVALCVDHSTIAKSISRMLKSGLVRTEKSTKDKRITLVSLTPKGTALAKQVEEIWQEAEQNATADLSSEEQRLFIEMIDHIIKNLNHE from the coding sequence ATGGAAACAAATTTTCCGATTGAAAAAGCCATTATCAGCTTGATCAATTGCTACAAAAATTTAGTCACTAAAAAAATGCGTCCACTCGGTCTCTACCCGGGACAAGATATGATTTTATTGGAATTATTAAAAGAAGACCGCATTGCTCAAAATCAACTAGTAGTCGCTCTTTGCGTGGATCATTCAACTATTGCTAAGTCCATCAGTCGCATGCTAAAAAGTGGCCTAGTTCGAACTGAAAAATCCACTAAAGATAAACGTATCACCCTAGTTAGTCTGACTCCTAAAGGAACAGCTTTAGCTAAACAAGTTGAAGAAATCTGGCAAGAAGCTGAACAAAATGCTACTGCTGATTTGAGCAGCGAAGAGCAACGCTTGTTTATTGAAATGATTGATCACATCATCAAAAATCTTAATCATGAATAA
- a CDS encoding ABC transporter ATP-binding protein — protein MLKIKDIRKNFGDLKALDDVSFDVDDGHILGLIGQNGAGKSTTFHSILNFLHYQGTITWNDQPITEDVFNQIGYLPEERSLMPKLTVEQQIIYLARLKGKTAKEIRPQIDVWLQKFAVKGTKKDKIKDLSKGNQQKVQLICTLIHHPKLIILDEPFSGLDPVNSDLLKKAIFEAKDQGAAIIFSSHDMENVEELCDSLVMLRNGQVVLKGTVRQVRQEFGRTRIFVTTDWTKEQLEQLPHVIKVETQEEKRFVLRLDDETAGKEIFDELTHGQYIEEFNQQPPTLNEIFRLKAGAQNE, from the coding sequence ATGTTAAAAATTAAAGATATTCGAAAGAATTTTGGCGATTTAAAGGCCTTAGATGATGTTTCATTCGATGTCGATGATGGACATATCTTGGGTCTGATTGGACAAAATGGTGCCGGAAAATCAACTACATTTCACAGTATTTTGAACTTTTTGCATTATCAGGGGACTATCACTTGGAATGATCAACCGATTACTGAGGATGTTTTCAATCAAATTGGCTATTTACCCGAAGAACGCAGTTTGATGCCCAAATTGACGGTTGAACAACAGATTATTTATTTGGCTCGTTTGAAAGGGAAGACAGCTAAAGAAATTCGTCCACAGATTGATGTTTGGCTACAAAAGTTTGCGGTCAAAGGAACCAAAAAAGATAAGATCAAAGATTTGTCCAAAGGTAATCAACAAAAGGTGCAATTAATCTGCACTTTGATCCACCATCCTAAGTTGATTATTTTGGATGAACCATTCAGTGGACTCGATCCAGTTAATTCTGACCTCTTGAAAAAGGCTATTTTTGAAGCTAAAGACCAAGGGGCTGCGATAATCTTCTCTAGTCATGATATGGAAAACGTCGAAGAACTTTGTGACAGTTTAGTGATGCTTCGAAATGGTCAGGTAGTCTTGAAGGGAACTGTTCGCCAAGTTCGTCAGGAATTCGGTCGTACGAGAATTTTTGTTACAACCGATTGGACTAAAGAACAGCTCGAACAATTGCCACACGTTATCAAAGTTGAAACGCAAGAAGAAAAGCGCTTCGTTTTAAGATTAGACGATGAAACAGCTGGTAAAGAGATCTTCGATGAGTTAACTCACGGTCAATATATCGAGGAATTCAATCAACAACCACCAACTTTGAACGAAATATTCCGTTTGAAAGCAGGTGCTCAAAATGAATAA
- a CDS encoding GNAT family N-acetyltransferase, which translates to MVKLDTKIVAFHKVTSAHYNLLLTADPSKEIVDSYLDRAYKFELINCGKLLGVILLIDTRPKTVEIVNIAVDESVQNQGLGEKLLHFALNWAKEQYYSTVEIGTGSTSFAQLYLYQKCGFRVTNIDRNFFVDNYPEPIIENKLVLKDMIRLKKSII; encoded by the coding sequence ATGGTCAAATTAGACACTAAAATAGTCGCCTTCCACAAAGTAACCTCAGCTCACTACAATTTATTACTGACAGCGGACCCCTCCAAGGAGATTGTCGATAGTTATCTTGATCGAGCCTATAAATTTGAATTAATCAATTGCGGAAAACTCTTAGGGGTTATCTTGTTAATTGATACCAGACCTAAAACAGTAGAAATTGTTAATATTGCTGTGGATGAAAGTGTCCAAAATCAGGGACTCGGTGAAAAGTTACTACATTTTGCTTTGAATTGGGCCAAAGAACAATATTATTCCACAGTTGAAATTGGCACTGGCAGTACTAGTTTTGCACAACTCTACTTGTATCAAAAATGCGGTTTCCGAGTTACTAACATTGATCGTAATTTCTTTGTTGATAACTATCCTGAACCTATTATTGAAAATAAATTAGTTTTGAAAGATATGATTCGTTTGAAGAAATCAATAATCTAA
- a CDS encoding DMT family transporter, with amino-acid sequence MTDKQKGFFYAITGPVLWGFSGSIAQYLFTQESIPTQWIVGIRLLFAGLMLVIWCYFIDFKELFAILKKPRYIFQLLAFGLLGMLPAQYTYFMAIKYGNAPTATVLQFLGPLFIIIYISLRKLQMPRRIDLISIVLAILGTFLLVTHGHINQLMLSPAAVLWGVGAGISQASYTLLPRELLRRFDARIVTGWSMLLGGIVFAPFADLTHVPELNWTAIICIIFIITGGTMFSYLFYLQSLNYLTPATTGMLSAFEPLTATVLAVTILNTKVSFAELMGALLILGITFLQALPPNLFNLRRNSK; translated from the coding sequence ATGACTGATAAGCAAAAAGGTTTCTTCTACGCGATTACTGGACCAGTTCTATGGGGATTTTCTGGCAGTATCGCGCAATATTTATTCACTCAAGAAAGCATCCCCACACAGTGGATCGTCGGTATTCGCTTGCTCTTTGCTGGCTTGATGCTAGTCATTTGGTGCTACTTCATCGATTTCAAAGAACTATTTGCCATTCTAAAAAAGCCACGCTATATTTTTCAATTATTAGCTTTTGGACTATTAGGAATGCTGCCGGCTCAATATACTTACTTCATGGCTATCAAATATGGCAACGCACCAACAGCTACAGTTTTACAATTCTTAGGGCCATTATTCATTATTATTTATATTTCATTGCGAAAACTGCAGATGCCACGAAGAATCGACTTGATTTCGATTGTTTTAGCAATCTTAGGAACATTCTTACTAGTGACACACGGACATATCAATCAATTGATGCTATCGCCAGCAGCGGTTTTGTGGGGTGTTGGAGCTGGTATCAGTCAAGCTTCTTATACTCTGTTGCCACGTGAATTATTAAGGCGTTTTGATGCACGAATCGTTACTGGTTGGTCGATGCTGCTCGGTGGAATCGTTTTTGCTCCATTTGCCGATTTAACCCACGTTCCAGAGTTAAACTGGACGGCTATTATTTGTATCATCTTTATCATAACTGGCGGAACAATGTTTTCTTACTTGTTCTACTTACAAAGTCTCAATTACTTAACTCCAGCTACTACTGGTATGTTGAGTGCTTTTGAACCATTGACCGCAACTGTCTTAGCAGTGACCATACTCAATACAAAGGTTAGTTTTGCCGAATTAATGGGAGCACTGTTGATTTTGGGGATTACCTTCTTACAAGCATTGCCGCCTAATTTGTTTAACTTACGTAGAAACTCTAAATAA
- a CDS encoding glutamate-5-semialdehyde dehydrogenase — translation MTNLEQMGQNAQSAAFELGQLGTKKKNTALLNMANALVVNTEKIIEANKEDVENAKKNGIKKAMIDRLLLTPDRINDMSDGLRQVMDLEDPIGKIDRGWQTATGLDITQERVPLGVIGMIYEARPNVTVDAAGLCFKAGNAVILRGGKEAINSNIILSEVLRQALKDSDIDPNAVQLIDDVSHETAQKMMELTDYIDVLIPRGSGKFIKMVVNKAKVPIIETGAGNCHIYVDKDADLEKALKIIINAKVQRPSVCNAAEKVILHKDIANEFLPDLYDALRANNVEVRGDVLAKAIEPDIIPATEEDWGTEYDDYIIAIKVVDSIDDAIKHINKYNTKHSESIITENYTASRKFMKQIDAAVVYTNASTRFTDGQQFGFGAEIGISTQKLHARGPMGANELTTTKYLVQGDGQIRH, via the coding sequence ATGACGAACCTTGAACAAATGGGTCAAAATGCTCAGAGTGCTGCTTTTGAATTAGGACAATTAGGTACTAAGAAAAAGAATACTGCCCTTTTGAATATGGCCAACGCTCTAGTAGTTAATACAGAAAAAATTATCGAAGCTAACAAAGAAGACGTTGAAAACGCCAAGAAAAATGGTATCAAAAAGGCTATGATTGATCGTCTTTTGTTAACTCCTGATAGAATCAACGACATGTCTGACGGTTTGCGCCAAGTAATGGACCTTGAAGATCCAATTGGCAAAATCGACCGTGGTTGGCAAACTGCAACTGGTTTGGACATTACTCAAGAACGAGTTCCTCTAGGTGTTATCGGAATGATCTATGAAGCTCGCCCTAATGTAACTGTCGATGCTGCTGGACTATGTTTTAAAGCCGGTAACGCAGTAATCTTACGTGGTGGTAAAGAAGCCATCAACTCTAATATCATCCTGTCAGAAGTTTTGCGTCAAGCCTTGAAAGACTCTGATATCGATCCTAATGCCGTGCAATTAATCGATGACGTTAGCCACGAAACAGCTCAAAAGATGATGGAATTAACTGACTACATCGACGTTTTAATTCCTCGTGGTAGTGGCAAATTTATCAAGATGGTCGTCAACAAAGCTAAGGTTCCTATCATTGAAACTGGTGCCGGCAATTGCCACATTTATGTTGATAAAGACGCCGACTTAGAAAAAGCACTCAAAATTATCATCAATGCCAAAGTTCAACGCCCTTCTGTCTGCAACGCAGCTGAAAAGGTTATTTTGCACAAAGACATCGCTAATGAATTCTTACCTGACCTTTACGATGCCTTACGTGCTAACAATGTCGAAGTTCGTGGCGACGTCTTAGCTAAAGCCATTGAACCAGACATCATCCCTGCTACTGAAGAAGATTGGGGCACTGAATACGACGACTACATCATTGCTATCAAAGTAGTCGATTCAATTGACGATGCTATCAAACACATCAACAAGTACAACACTAAACACAGTGAATCAATCATCACAGAAAACTACACTGCTAGTCGCAAGTTCATGAAACAAATCGATGCTGCCGTAGTTTATACTAATGCCTCAACTCGCTTTACTGATGGTCAACAATTTGGATTCGGTGCTGAAATTGGTATTAGCACTCAAAAACTACATGCTAGAGGTCCCATGGGTGCCAATGAATTAACTACAACAAAATACCTGGTCCAAGGCGATGGTCAAATTAGACACTAA